The DNA sequence CCGCCGTGGTTTTCGACAATGATATTGATGTTCTTGTCTTTGGCATAATTGGCCAATTGCGTCAGCCCATCAACAGAGGTCTCTACCCACTCTTCTGGATCCATACTGCCCTGTAGGTTGACCCTTATGGAATGGCAACCCATGGCAGCCGCGGCATCGACCCATTTATGGTGGCTTTCAACCGCGGCCTTGCGCTCTGCGGCATCGGCGGCGGCCAAAGCGCCTTGGCCATCGACCATTATCAATAGGTTTTTTAGCCCGTGCTTTTCACTTTCGGCATTGCTCTTATCGACAAATTCTTTCATGGCCGCTTCAGAAAAATTATCCTTTTCCAAAGTAGGATAGTACAATCCGCTTACGTATTCCAATCCTTCAAAGCCCCAAGCCTTGGCCTTCTCGGCAAAGGTGTAGGGATCGACCCCATCGTTACGGATCATTTTATTGATGGACCATTGCGCCAAAGAAAGTTTGAAAAAAGGCTCAACGACCGTCTTCATGGTAACCTCTTCTTCGGTTTCTTCTTCTTTTTTGTTGGTATTCTTGCAGGCATAGATTCCTATAAGTGAAAGCCCTACACCTACCTTGGCACTATTGCCGATGAAATGTCTTCTTTTCATAATCAATTAACTAAAATTCGGACTGTTAAAAAATCGAAATCCACTACAACGTTATAGTGCGGAATTCTCAATAAACCTAAGGATTAAATGTAGAAAATTAATTTAATATTTAATACATTTAGAAGATAAACAGGTCAGAATACATGAGCAAATTTTATTACAACGAAGAACAAGATTCGTATGACGCCATTGTGGTCGGTACTGGCATCAGTGGCGGTTGGGCAGCCAAAGAGCTTTGTGAAAACGGACTGAAAACCTTGGTGCTCGAAAGGGGCAGAATGGTCAAGCACCGTGACGATTACACGACGGCCCATATGGATACCTGGGATTTTCCCCATGCCAGGCAACCTACTCAAGAAGACCTTAAAAAACAGGAAAAACAAAGCAGGACAGGTTATACGACCCGGGCCGATTCAAAACATTGGTTCGTCAATGACCTGGAGCACCCCTACAATGAAACCAAGCGTTTCGATTGGATGCGAGGTTACCATGTCGGTGGACGTTCGATCATGTGGGGCCGACATAGTTACCGTTGGAGCGACCTTGACTTCGAAGCCAACAAAAAAGATGGTATGGGGGTAGATTGGCCCGTTAGGTACAAAGATATAGCGCCTTGGTACGTACATGTTGAAAAATATGTAGGTATTTCGGGCGAACCCTTGGGACTACCGCAATTGCCCGATAGCGTGTTTGAGCCGATGATGGAGTTGAATTGTGTCGAGCAGCATGTACGCGAAAAAGTTGCAGAGTACTTTGACGGTAGGGTCATCACCGCTGGCCGTATAGCACATATAAACAGCGACAAGCGTTTTGAAGGAGATGGAAGAATCCGTTGCCAGTTTAGAAACCGTTGCATTCGCGGGTGTCCGTTCGGGGCCTATTTCAGTAGTCTCTCATCTACCTTGCCCGCAGCAGAAGCAACTGGCAACATGACCTTAAGGCCAGATTCTATCGTACACCAAGTAATCTATGACCCCGACACTAAAAAAGCAACCGGTGTAAAGGTGATCGACAGGGTAACAAAAGAAGAATTTGAATTCAGGGCCAAGGTGATATTTCTATGTGCCTCTGCCATTGCCTCTACGGCCATTTTGATGCAGTCGAAGTCTGATAGGTTTCCTGATGGAATGGGGAACGACTCCGATCAATTGGGCCGAAACATCATGGACCACCATCTCGGTGTCGGTGCCTCGGGCAAATTCGATGGTTTCGAAGATAAATATTACAAAGGCCGTAAACCAGGTGGCATCTATATTCCTAGATTCAGGAACTTAGGGGGCGATTCAAACACCGACAGATTTATTAGGGGTTACGGGTACCAAGGAGGCGCCGTAAGGGGCAATTGGGAAGATACCATCGCCGAACTATCACACGGCAAGGCACTCAAAGATGCCATTCTCAAACCTGGGGGCTGGACAATGGGCATGGGGGGCTTCGGTGAGGTTTTGCCCTATGAAGACAACCGCATGACCCTCGACTATGACAAATTGGACCAATGGGGATTGCCGACAGTTACCTTTGACGCTGAATTCAAGGAAAACGAATGGAAGATGCGCGAAGATATGAAAGAGCAAGCCGTGGAAATGCTCACCAAGGCAGGGCTTCGAGACATTGAGCCTTATGACAAACCCGGTGCCCTTGGTTTGGGAATCCATGAAATGGGCACCGCCCGAATGGGACGTGACCCAAGAACTTCTGTGCTCAATGGCTACAACCAAATTCACGCCTGTAAAAACGTCTATGTGACCGATGGGGCCTTTATGACCTCATCGGCCTGTGTAAATCCATCACTGACCTATATGGCCTTCACCGCAAGGGCGGCCAATCACGCGGTACAAGAACTAAAAAAAGGAAATATCCAATGAAACGAAGATCAGCACTGAAAAATATGGGAATGGTATTTGGCTACGCAGCCACCACGCCCGCATTACTGAGCATATTGCAATCTTGTAAAGAAAAGGCTCCTTATGCAGAGTGGGTTCCTTCCTTTTTTGAAAAAGATAAAGGCTATGCCCTAGCGCAAATGGTAGATGTTATACTGCCCAAGACAGATACGCCCTCTGCCACCGAAGTAAACGTGCACCTGTTCATTGATGCATTTGCCAATGAGGTTCTGCCTGAAGAGCAGCAAGGGTTCTTGAAAATGTCGATGGAAAAATTCATGGACAGGTTATTGGATGAATCTGGCAAGGAAAACCTTGAGGATATTGAGGCTGCAGACTTTGAGCCACTACTGGGCAAATACTTGGCAAAGCGAACCGATGAGGAAGAAGAAGCCCAAGAAAAGGCAATGGAAGAATACATGGAAGCCATGAAGTTGGGCCAAGAAGCCGAATTGGATGATGAAGTGGCCCGCTATGCCTTTGCGGGAAATATCAGGAATATTTCCATCTGGGCCTATAAGAGTTCAGAATACATAGGTGAAGAGGTTTTGGCCTACCTACCCATACCCGGTGAATATGTGGCATGTGGTGATGTCAATGAGTTAACACAGGGCAAAGCTTGGTCATTGTAAACCAGAACACGGTCTTTTTTGTAAACCTGTTTTCCTCAATCATAGGAAAGCAGGTTTTATATTTAGTTTAACACCCAATCGTGTAATAAAGAATGATTTAGAGCGTCTATTTTATAGAAGTGATTTATAAAATGGACAGATATCTTATCTTCTTGATCGTCTATACTATTCTCTTGGTGATTTCATACACCCTGACCTTGCATGCCAAAAAGTAAAACACCCTGGATCGACCACTGCGTGGGGTTGGCCTTTATCCAGGGTATTCCAAAATCAAATAAACACTATCACACACATCGAAACATTCAGCAAGGGTCGCCGAAGGTGTTCAATACCCGTTATGATCCGCACATAAGGCAGTCATCATCTGCTTGGCCCTGTTTGGCCTGTGCGATCAATGCTGCCATTTCAGCCTCTGTCATAGGCTGTACATCGACCTCTTTTTGAGCAGTCACTTCCT is a window from the Muricauda sp. SCSIO 65647 genome containing:
- a CDS encoding sugar phosphate isomerase/epimerase family protein, whose translation is MKRRHFIGNSAKVGVGLSLIGIYACKNTNKKEEETEEEVTMKTVVEPFFKLSLAQWSINKMIRNDGVDPYTFAEKAKAWGFEGLEYVSGLYYPTLEKDNFSEAAMKEFVDKSNAESEKHGLKNLLIMVDGQGALAAADAAERKAAVESHHKWVDAAAAMGCHSIRVNLQGSMDPEEWVETSVDGLTQLANYAKDKNINIIVENHGGPSSNAAWLAEVMKKVNMPNCGTLPDFGNFCIKREDGSYYESKCLEEYDKYRGVEELMPYAKAVSAKSYDFDEEGNETKIDYGRMLKIVKEAGYTGYIGVEYEGNELSEEEGILATKNLLLNAAKKPA
- a CDS encoding GMC oxidoreductase; protein product: MSKFYYNEEQDSYDAIVVGTGISGGWAAKELCENGLKTLVLERGRMVKHRDDYTTAHMDTWDFPHARQPTQEDLKKQEKQSRTGYTTRADSKHWFVNDLEHPYNETKRFDWMRGYHVGGRSIMWGRHSYRWSDLDFEANKKDGMGVDWPVRYKDIAPWYVHVEKYVGISGEPLGLPQLPDSVFEPMMELNCVEQHVREKVAEYFDGRVITAGRIAHINSDKRFEGDGRIRCQFRNRCIRGCPFGAYFSSLSSTLPAAEATGNMTLRPDSIVHQVIYDPDTKKATGVKVIDRVTKEEFEFRAKVIFLCASAIASTAILMQSKSDRFPDGMGNDSDQLGRNIMDHHLGVGASGKFDGFEDKYYKGRKPGGIYIPRFRNLGGDSNTDRFIRGYGYQGGAVRGNWEDTIAELSHGKALKDAILKPGGWTMGMGGFGEVLPYEDNRMTLDYDKLDQWGLPTVTFDAEFKENEWKMREDMKEQAVEMLTKAGLRDIEPYDKPGALGLGIHEMGTARMGRDPRTSVLNGYNQIHACKNVYVTDGAFMTSSACVNPSLTYMAFTARAANHAVQELKKGNIQ
- a CDS encoding gluconate 2-dehydrogenase subunit 3 family protein encodes the protein MKRRSALKNMGMVFGYAATTPALLSILQSCKEKAPYAEWVPSFFEKDKGYALAQMVDVILPKTDTPSATEVNVHLFIDAFANEVLPEEQQGFLKMSMEKFMDRLLDESGKENLEDIEAADFEPLLGKYLAKRTDEEEEAQEKAMEEYMEAMKLGQEAELDDEVARYAFAGNIRNISIWAYKSSEYIGEEVLAYLPIPGEYVACGDVNELTQGKAWSL